The following coding sequences lie in one Miscanthus floridulus cultivar M001 chromosome 9, ASM1932011v1, whole genome shotgun sequence genomic window:
- the LOC136484109 gene encoding syn-copalyl diphosphate synthase, chloroplastic-like isoform X1, producing MKPIKVEALKSVINRDVLVPDIPHKDEQSGMPEMIDAIGTALRSMGDGEISISAYDTAWVALLKSLNGDNTPQFPSCIDWIARNQLLDGSWGDDFFLVQDRIINTLACIIALKSWKVHDDACKKGLSFIYENMSRLTKDDDNWTLCGFEIIFPMLLEKAKNLGVNIPLDDPTLEAIYAKRELKFTKIPRDVHSMLYQQLSF from the exons ATGAAGCCCATAAAGGTTGAAGCATTGAAATcagttattaatcgtgatgtactTGTCCCTGACATACCACACAAG GATGAACAAAGTGGCATGCCCGAAATGATTGATGCCATCGGAACAGCCCTTCGATCAATGGGCGACGGCGAGATCAGCATTTCAGCATATGACACAGCATGGGTTGCGCTTCTGAAGAGCTTGAATGGAGATAACACACCGCAGTTCCCCTCGTGCATTGATTGGATTGCTCGGAATCAGCTGCTAGATGGATCATGGGGTGATGACTTCTTCCTTGTCCAAGACCGGATTATCAATACCCTTGCCTGCATCATCGCACTGAAATCATGGAAAGTCCACGACGATGCATGCAAGAAAG GTTTGTCATTCATCTATGAAAATATGTCGAGGTTAACCAAGGATGATGATAATTGGACGCTATGTGGCTTTGAGATTATCTTCCCTATGTTGCTGGAGAAGGCCAAGAACCTAGGTGTCAACATACCACTTGATGACCCCACGTTGGAAGCAATATATGCCaaaagagaactcaagttcactAA GATTCCGAGAGATGTGCACTCCATGTTGTACCAACAACTCTCCTTCTAA
- the LOC136484109 gene encoding monofunctional isopimaradiene synthase, chloroplastic-like isoform X2 — MQTGDPKCFEFLDRVVSKFNGSVPFVYPIEMFERLWAVDRLERLGISRYFKSEIKDYLDFIYRWGSPSTPVMERYGRAVLCCAAIGIYFLFTKGTDVRNDGVLVQPRFSCMRNMRRFESRSRAVRSNDYRHTPWNWTEEGLAFTKGCLVKDIDDTGHGFPPSATAWLPCLSLCLQAV; from the exons ATGCAGACTGGGGACCCTAAGTGCTTTGAGTTCCTTGATAGAGTGGTCAGCAAGTTTAACGGAAGTG TACCTTTTGTTTACCCTATTGAGATGTTCGAGCGCTTATGGGCTGTCGACCGATTGGAGAGGTTGGGCATATCACGTTATTTCAAGAGTGAAATTAAGGACTACTTAGATTTCATTTACAG ATGGGGCAGTCCCTCCACTCCGGTTATGGAGAGATACGGGCGTGCTGTGCTTTGCTGCGCTGCGATTGGCATATATTTTTTATTCACAAAGGGCACGGACGTGAGGAACGACGGAGTACTAGTGCAGCCACGGTTCAGCTGCATGCGCAACATGCGTCGCTTCGAGTCTCGATCGAGAGCAGTCCGGAGTAATGACTATAGGCATACGCCTTG GAACTGGACTGAGGAAGGCTTGGCTTTTACGAAGGGCTGCCTAGTGAAGGACATTGATGACACTGGCCATGGGTTTCCGCCTTCTGCGACTGCATGGCTACCATGTCTCTCCTT GTGTCTTCAAGCAGTTTGA